From the genome of Tenrec ecaudatus isolate mTenEca1 chromosome 1, mTenEca1.hap1, whole genome shotgun sequence:
tttcccagtATTTTCATCAGCTACATGGAACCAGGAAACCAAACACATATTCCAGAATTCatacttttgggattttcagaaGCGCCAGAGCTTCAGCCCCTCCTCTTTGGACTGTTCCTCTCCATGTACCTGGTCACCTTcactgggaacctgctcatcatcctggccatcaccacagactcccacctccacacacccatgtacttcttcctctccaacctctcctttgCTGACATCTGTTTCACCTCCACCACTGTCCCCAAGATGCTGATGAACCTTCAGATGCAGAAGAAAGTTATTACTCATGCAGCCTGCGTCACACAGATATTTTTTTTCATGCTTTTTGGAGGATTAGATCATTTCCTCTTGAcagtgatggcctatgaccggTATGTGGCCATCTGTCACCCACTGCACTACACGGTCATTATGAACCCAAGATTCTGTGGCCTCCTTCTTCTCGCATCTTGGTTATTGACCCTTGTGGACTCTCTGTTACACAGTTTAATGCTTTTGAGGCTGTCCTTTTGTACAGGATTGGAAATTtcccattttttctgtgaatTGAATCTGGTAATTGAACTTGCTTGTTCTGACACATTCCTCAATGATGTGGTACTGTATTTTGCAACTGGACTTCTGGGTGTTGTTCCAATGACTGGGCTCCTTTACTCCTACATGAAGATTGTGTCCTCCATTTTGAAAATGTCATCAGCAGGGGGCaaatataaagccttttccacctgtgggtCTCACCTCTCCGTGGTTTCCATGTTCTATGGCACAGGTCTTGGGAGTTATCTCTGTTCTGCTGctattgaaaactccagggccagTGCGATCGCCTCAGTGATGTACACTGTAGCCACACCCATGCTGAACCCCTTtatctacagtctgagaaacaaGGATATAAAGCAGGCCCTAGGGAAACTTTTCAGCTGAGAAACATTCTCCATGTAACAGACTACTTAGCGTTAAGATTAGAGAGCTCTTCGTGAGAAATAGTGCTCAAAATCATTGACACCTAAACCAGGCTGTCACCAGTTCATAAATAGGAATTATTTTCAGAATTCAATTGCCTTTATTTTTATACATAACAAGTTGTTTCTTGTGTATTTCTTTCAAAAGCATTTTTATATTAGCCACAATTTTTCCTTCCGCTAGCAATCTTTTGGGTGACTGTAGATTTTGTTATGAAATAGGTCTTCCACTGCTAGTTATAGAGTACCAGCATATGATTATCCAGTGAGACCAGCATCAATATTGTCCTCAAACCTGAACATGTTGTGCTCTCAATGTTCACCTTCCTATTTTGGAAAGCCTGTTTCTTGTCACCAGATCTAGTGTGAAATATCTGATCCCtctgggttgttttctttaaaCTGAAGTAATCTGAACAGAAACTTTGTAAACCTgtatgtgatagttaggtttgtgccaacttggctggctCAGGATTCTCAATCTTTTGGCAGTTATTATTAGGCCTAATAATGCTTCATGATGCTCCGTACCCAAATATAACCAGTTCCATAATGGGTATCTCATATGAACAGCCAGTCATTTCCAAGAAGTTTAGAGTGGAGTGTAACACTGTTACTCAGGGCACATCCCTGGTGCAATTGTAAGGACATTTTCTTGGAGTGGGTGGGGAcagtgaggggagagagggaatggCTTAATGCCCATAGAAGTGGATACTCTGAGaagtttgtttccatctttgctgTACGTAAAGCTTGCATCTGGTTTGTCAATCTCTGGTTATTCTGATTTGTGCTAACAGTATACCATATTGCCTGCTTACCCTGGGAACCAACGGCAGCCCGGCATCTGAGTTCCGGCCCTTGGATTCCTTCAGCCTGACTTACTGACCTTGAATTTGTACACGTTTGGTCCATGATGTTCCTGGGAATACTGGATTCATCAGCTCCTGGAGCTACCCCAGTGAAGAGGAGCCTTCAGCTTAACATCCAACTATTTGAACTTGACACCAAACTGGCCTTACATCATGTATATACTTCCCTAGCATATTGAGGCCAACCCATTTGATACCAAGACAGGTTCTAGTGAAACAAAACCTCAGCGATGAGTTTCTAAATTGTTTTTCAAATCTGATAGTTGTGCAGACACTGAGAACTCTGCCTCTTTTGGCGTGCCACTGTTATTAAAGAGGGTGCTATTCATCCGTGGCATGAAGTGGCCGTTTTAATATGCAAAATGTCACCACACACAGATGAAGTGTTTGGCGAGAAATGAAACCCTGAGTCATAGGTGTTTGATCATTTTCAGCAATTTTATTAGAATCAGAACAAGGGAAGCCGATTGGTTGCTAATGCTTAAAATGGATAAAGAATGAGATGAGTGCAGGGCTACAGAGTCACAGCTCAAGTATCACATAAAAGACGTCAAAGTTTCCACTTGTGTCAGGAAAGGAAATCTTATTTCTTGTATTAACAAGCTGATATGACAAATCCACAGCTATGGTCTTATCCTCAGAGTGGTTGAATAACAAAGCCAACTGAATTCTCAAACTCAAATGGTGTCTGATGTTACACTGTTGGACTCTGAAACTTGGGATGGGCACATCTAGGCAGGTAATCAGGAAGAGGGAACAGTGGGTCTCTAAATTCCACTGAATCCCTTCAGTCAACTGCACATCTGCTCCCATCTAAAAAGATTACTCCACCTTTGCATGCTAAAACCAGTAGAGCCATCATCTCCTCCACCCACATTGGGGAAATTGGCTTAAATGAGCATGCTGATACGGCATCTGGGGATGAGTTCTGAGCAATGCCTGTGGCTGATGCCTTATAAGACAATACTGAGTTTTCCCAGGAAACATCATCACCACCCCTTATTGCTTCTAGACCTATAACAAGGATTAAATCCAAGTGAGTCCCAGAAGGTAAAGTACAATTGGTAACCTAGAAGAAGTGTTCGAGACTCTCAAAGAGCTGCTGCCATTTCCTAGTATGTGTGGGAATGGTTATTAAGGGTGAGGGGTAATGATTCAGGGAGTATACGCTTGGATATATCTGAATTTGTTGATATTGGCTTAGTAAACACAGACTCTTCATTGTTTCAGCTCTAGAAGTTAGGAGAGGATctaattgtttatttggttgattcGTTGAAGCATGGATTGCATGATGGTCGACAGTAAATCAGGATGAAGTACCAGACTtacttagtgtgttagtctgggcagactagagaaataaatccatagaaactcatatgtgtaaaagaaagaggtttatatacaagagcaactaaacattaagaaaacatcccgcccagtccagatcaaatccatgagtcttcagactcatgaaacacatgcaatgatgccgaatatcagatgatcacaggcagtgggcagaaagtcttgagatccagtggcattgtaagcatctcagtgttggcaggggtctccacgtggcttctccagctcccagggctgcatcagggtaggcccatgtggcttctcctcaggaatatcTCTCAGGGAATCAgcattgtcagtagagtctctaagggagtgaactgagagagtgaccataaaattattttcgttgctacttcataagtgtcattttgctattgttatgaattgagtaacccctgtgaaagggtcgttcaacccccaaagggggttcagtgggtcaccacaacatgaggaactgtattaaagtgttgcggcattaggaaggttgagaactagttCCTTAGGGGAAGGTCAggatcacacagaggcctcattggttatatcttgattgacaggccagactccaccccttcactcataatcctcttaaattgacaccagattatggagcTACCACACGTAGGTATATTGTAGAAGAAGGTATCGAAAACTTTAGAGAAATTTGCATCTAAGAGTGATTTCATCAGTACAGATTCAGATCCACACATGGAGAATCCCACCAGCACATCTTTAGACACAACAGTGAGGAACAACTTTGTGAAAGTAGCCCCAGAATCTCTGAAGACTACTGTAATTCCTATTTTATGTAAATCAGGTTTGACAGTTGGAACATACCTAGTTAATGAAAACACCTAACTACAGTGGGGCTGATTGGGCCCCATGGTGGTCAGGGCCAAGTGGCAACCCTAAATCAACAGACAAAAGGTGGATATAGTTGCCTTAATGGACAGAAAAGTAAAAATTCTAATCAGAATAGCTTGACTCATGTGGATTTATGGTGCTGGCTACTTAGAGTGTCTCTAGGAGTGAAAAGAAATGGGAAATATACTAAATATTTACTTGGTCTGTACAAGTGGAAGGATTCTATGTCAGCTGTACATTACTTTAACTTGAATCACCAGAATAGAGATTCATGACccttcaatcaattcccagatgaAAGCTACTTTATAGACTcataaccccttgaatgaagtgTGTGTAGCCTGGTTCCTTTGCTCTCCTTACACCAACATAGATTTATACTGTTAGGGTTTCTCCCTGCCTGCTCCAAAGAGATCTGCGGTAGTTTACAAGTGACTGTTaattggggaaaaggaaatagattTTTAGGGGAGACTAATGGACACtgcatagttggcagttcaaacccatcagcatctCTGAGGGAGCTTTCTATGctcgtaaacagttatagtctcagacacccacagggaatCACTATGCACCAGAATTGACTGAATAGTAATGAAAATGGACCCCAATCCCAAGACACTCCAGATATTTTGAAGTCCAACCGTTCAGGATGGGATCATATGGAGGTCACATTATTAATAGAGTATTAGTTTTGGTTCATGGGACAGTGGATTCAGTGGATCCCATGGATCCTCACATCTACCCTGTAGTGATTTCTCCTATTTCATAATGCataattggaatagacatactcagCAGCTGGTAGAAACCTATAGTCATCCCCGACATGTGGAACAAGCATCattatggttgttgttgttaggtgttgccaagCCAGTTCCAATTCATCATgatccgatgtacaacagaacgaaacactgcctggtcctgcaccatgctcacaattattctacgtctgagcccattgttacagcctccGTGTCAGTCTATctacttgagggccttcctctttttggctgctcatctcatttaccaagcaggatgtccttctccagggatctctcctgataacatgtccaaagaatgtgaaatgaagtctcattatccttgcttccaagaaatGCTAGTTATATGTCTTCCAGGACAAATTTTTGGTTCTTTTGTCACTCTattgcactttcaatattctgtgccagccccataattcaaatgcacggactcttcttcagttttcccaaTTCAGTGCCTTTTTATGCTTATGAAGTGGTTAAAAGTGCCAGAGTTTGGGGCAGACACAGCTAATCCTCAAAGGaacctcctcattttcaacattttaaagaggtcttgtgcagcagatttacccaatgcaatgcatcatttaatctctggactgctgcttccacaagcactgaggatccaagcaaggaaaaaatccttgacatcttcaatcttttccaacttattatgatgttacttaaTAGTCAAAGTATGAGGATTTTTtccctttaccttgagttgtaatccatactgaaggctgcaagctGTGGTCT
Proteins encoded in this window:
- the LOC142445812 gene encoding olfactory receptor 7C1-like, translated to MEPGNQTHIPEFILLGFSEAPELQPLLFGLFLSMYLVTFTGNLLIILAITTDSHLHTPMYFFLSNLSFADICFTSTTVPKMLMNLQMQKKVITHAACVTQIFFFMLFGGLDHFLLTVMAYDRYVAICHPLHYTVIMNPRFCGLLLLASWLLTLVDSLLHSLMLLRLSFCTGLEISHFFCELNLVIELACSDTFLNDVVLYFATGLLGVVPMTGLLYSYMKIVSSILKMSSAGGKYKAFSTCGSHLSVVSMFYGTGLGSYLCSAAIENSRASAIASVMYTVATPMLNPFIYSLRNKDIKQALGKLFS